Part of the Candidatus Zixiibacteriota bacterium genome is shown below.
TTACTACACCGACCACGTAATGGGTTTCATGTTCGGGACGTGGTACTACGATGACTACCGGATGTGCCCGATGTGCGGAACGGGTCATGGGCAGTTCAACGGTTACCTGGTGCTCTACGAAAACAGTGAATGGGGCAAGGTGCGCGGTGAATTCGGCGACTATACCCAGCCGGTTGATCAGGACAGCCTGCCGATGAGCGGAGTCTGGAAGACGGTCTGCAGAAACACCGACAGTGTCGAGAAGTAGAATGAATTTAAACTGGATCCCTTAGAAGCGAGACTGATGAAAACGAGTACCGCAGTGCTTGCAGATTTTTGCCCGGAATTTTACCACCTCATCACATTCCGGGCATCTTTTTGTCATATACGCCGATTCATTGCGATGACGGTTCAACTGCGCTGAAGCTACACCATGGAAATAGTCCGCCTGATCCCGTTCAGCCTTATCGATAATTAATTCCATCGGGTTACCATCATCGTCACAGACATCTCTCATATCAAAATCGATCCTGGAAGTGATCAGTCCCTCATCAATCTGGATGTCATTAAACTCATCCCACCTGAAAGAGCGGATTTGACTGCGGTTGAAAAGCTTCAGACGGATCATTATCAGCCTTTTATTGGTGGCAATATAGCGAAACTTTTCTGAGCTGAAAAAACCGCCGGATTTGACAGTCGCCAGAACTTCCTCGTCTTCCGGGATGTAACATCCATAACATTGTTCAAATTTCATGTACATTCCATTGTCAGTTGTGATGTTGTCATGCCAGATCTACAGGTAGATACTGGCTATGGATATATATAATTTCGACAGATCAATGGATTTCTTTACTTTGCCTGTATTGTGCTGTGGCAGATCGTGAGCTTCCGACTTCAGCCAGGAGCTTTAGACCTGTCATGTAAAAATCCGATGATTTAGATTTCTCCGCTTGCCCACCGATCAAGATCGGTGACCTCGGTCGCTATGACGACTTGTGCATCCATGTCTTCGCTGGGAGCACAGCGACGAAGCAATCTAAATTAAGTGATCTAAGTAACGCGGTGGGCAAACTCAAGATTAACCGGAAATTTTTTACTGAAGGTTGAGGGAATCTTTCGGGCATGAGACTTGTTAAACTGCCGCGGGGATTTCCTGGTCTTTGTATTGAAGCTGATAGAGGTTCCAGTAGATACCGCGCTTTTTGAGAAGCTCTTCGTGGTTGCCGATCTCGCGGATCTCACCCTTATGAATGACGACGATCTTGTCGACCTGCTTGATAGTCGAGAGCCTGTGCGCGATGATCAGGGAAGTACGACCCTTCATCAATGTCTCGGTTGCCTTCTGGATGATAAGTTCGGTTTCGGTATCGACCGAAGATGTGGCTTCGTCGAGAATCAATATCTTCGGATCGAAAGCCAGCGCGCGCGCAAACGATACCAGTTGTTTTTGACCGACAGAAAGCAGACCGCCCCGCTCGCCGACATCGGTCTTGAGGTCGTTTTTCAAGCCACTACCGATTCTCATCAAGTTGATCTCGCGAGCAGATTTTTCGATCTGATCATCACTGATCGAGGGATTTCCCAGGCGGATATTCTGATCGATTTTACCCGAAAACAAGAACACATCCTGCAACACCAGCGATATATTTTTTCGTATCTGTTGTTCGGTAAGCTGCTTCAATTCGATACCATCGAGCTTGACACTCCCTTTCTGGTAATCATAGAAACGCAGTATCAGATTTGTGAATGTCGTCTTGCCTGAGCCGGTGGCGCCGACTACGGCCACCTTTTCGCCGGCTTCGATCGTCAGGTTGATATTCTTGAGAATCCATTCGCCCGGGTTGTAGGCGAACCAGACATCCTTGAATTCGATCTTTCCACGAACATCGGACAGCTTCTGAAGTTTTACCGGAGGAGTGATCGCGGGCCTGGTGTCCAGAAGTTTAAAGACACGCTCCGAGGATGCCATGGCGGTCTGGAGGATATTGTACTTCTCCGAGAGGTCGCGAATCGGACGGAAGAACATCTCCATATACTGAGAAAATGCGACCAGCGTTCCAAAAGTGAGTGTGCCCTGGATAACCTTGCTTCCGCCGTACCAGATGATTATCGCGAGGCTGAGTGCGCCGATAACTTCGATCACAGGGTAAAACAGTGCGTAGTAGATGATCGAACGATGGTGCTTTTTCTTAAGCTCATCGTTGATTTTGTCGAAGCGTTTGAAGACTCGATTTTCCTGCACGAAGTGCTGGACCACTGAAACGCCTGATATATGCTCCTGGACATAGGCATTGAGACGTGCTATCAGACGCCTGATTTCACGGTAGGCGTGACGGACCTTGATGCGAAAGATGATGGTTGCCACTATCAGGAGCGGAAGCCCGATTAAAGCCATCAGCGCAAGTTTCCAGTTGATTACCAGCATTACGCCGATGATCCCGAAGATTGTCAGCAGATCGCCCAAAATCGTCACCACGCCCGAGGAAAATAGTTCGTTGAGCGAATTGATATCCGAGGTTATTCGGGTCAGCACCCTTCCAACCGGGTTGCGGTCGAAGAAATTCATACCCAGCGACTGCACATGTCGAAAGACCGCCAGCCGCAAATCGTACATTGCCCTCTGCCCGATCCATTCCATCAGGTAGATCTGCCCGAAAGTCGAGACAAACTGCACGACAAGGATGGCGGCATAGATCAGAACCAGCCAGCCCAAACCCTCTATATCATCGTTGGCGATATACTTATCGATTCCGGTTTTGATTACATACGGTCCGGCCAGCTGTAGAAGCGAGGCGATGATCATGATAAAAAATGCCAGCACCATCCATTTTTTGTATGGCATCAAATACCCGATCAGCCGTTTCATCAACCGGGCATCGTAAGCCTTGCCGAGGTTTTCATCGTCAAAGAATTCCCTGCGCGGAGCCATCTCAGATCGCCTCCAGTTGCTGTTTCAATGACTGCAGTTCGACTATCCGTGCGTACTCGGGTGACTTTTCGATCAATTCATCATGGTTGCCGCAGGCGATGATCTTGCCCTGGTCCATGACACAGATCTTGTCAGCGTTTTTGATAGTTGAAATCCTGTGGGCGATAATGATCGATGTGCGCGACTGAATAACATCGCTTAGGCTCTTTAAGATTCTATCCTCCGTGCTGGTGTCTACCGAAGCGAAAGCGTCGTCCAGGATCAAAATCGGCGGTTTACTGATTATCGCCCGGGCCAGGGCGGTCCGTTGTTTCTGGCCACCGGAAAGGGTTACACCCCGTTCGCCGATCATGGTTTCGAAGCCATCCGGAAACTCCTCGAACTCCTCGGCGATACCGGCGATTTCCGATGCCCTGCGGACTTCGTCAGCAGGAGATTTCTCCAGCCCAAAAGCAATATTGTCCGACAATTTCTGGGAAAACAGGAAAGCCTCCTGGGGCACATAGCCGATCTGGGTGCGCAGTTTTTTAAGTTCGATCTTGTTGATATCGTGACCATCGATAAAGATTTTGCCGTCGGGAAGCTGGAAGGTGCGCACCAGCAGGTTGACCAAAGTCGATTTCCCGCACCCGGTCGGACCGACTAATGCCAGGTTGCTACCGGCTGGAATTTTGAGATTGATATCTTTCAGGATCAAGCGCTCATCGTTGGGATAGGAGAAATTAAGATCGCGGATTTCAATCTCGCCCTCGAATCTCTGCGGGGTTTCACCTTCGGGTCTGTCGACGATCTCAGATTCACGGTCGAGGATCTTATTGATCCGTTCCAGTGAGGCAGTTCCCCTTTGAAAAAGCGAGACAGTCCAGCCGATCGCCAGCATCGGCCAGGTCAGCCTCATCATGTATTGGATAAATGCCACCAGCGTACCCAGAGTGATCACCCCGGCAATTACCTGCCGTCCGCCGAAATACAGGAGCGTCAGAGTGATCAACCCGACCACCAGAAAAATCAGCGGAAGAAACAAGCCACGGGTTTTGGCCAAAGACAGGTTTAAATCGATGTAGGTTTTATTTAGTTTCGAGAAATCCTCGATCTGCGGATTTTCCTGGTTGTAAGCCTTGACAACTTTTATACCGGACAGATTTTCCTGCACAAACGAGGACATCTTCGAGAAATGCTCCTGGATAGCAAAAAATTTCTTATGAATCTGCATCACCAGCTTGTTGGTCATCAAAGCCAGAATCGGAACCGCCGCCAGGGCGATCAGGGTCAGTTTCCAGCTCAGGATGAACATGAGAGTCAGGGCGACCGCGATCGAGATGACGGAATTTCCGATCTGCATAACAGCCGGACCGACCAGCAGTCTCACCGCTTCGATATCGTTGGAACCGCGAGCGATAATATCGCCGGTCGGAGTGTTTTGATAAAACGAGCGGGGCAGTCCCAGAAGATGGCGGAAAAACTCGTTGCGGAACTCGTACTCGAAAATCCGTGAAGCCCATATCAGCGTACGCCTCATCATAAAACGAAAGAAACCGGCCGTCAGCGCGATGATCAATATCAAAAGGGCATAACGCTGGAGATCGGACATAGTGGCACGGTTCTGTTTTAGGCTGTCGATAGCCAGCTTGACGATCCAGGGGGATGCCATCAGGATAGCATTCGATAAAATTGTGACTACCAGCCCCCAGGAGATATAGAATTTGTGGCGCCGGAAGTGTTTGAACACCCGGGCTAATGTATGACGAAGGTTGTATTGTTTTTCCGACATAAAAGTGCTAACGCATCAGGGCTTTCGAAGTTCCTTCAAACTAAATGCTTTACAGAACGAACCAGGTTAATTAAACTGAAATTATAGCCTGTGAGTGATCTAATGTCAACTATGAGTTCCATAAAG
Proteins encoded:
- a CDS encoding ATP-binding cassette domain-containing protein; its protein translation is MSEKQYNLRHTLARVFKHFRRHKFYISWGLVVTILSNAILMASPWIVKLAIDSLKQNRATMSDLQRYALLILIIALTAGFFRFMMRRTLIWASRIFEYEFRNEFFRHLLGLPRSFYQNTPTGDIIARGSNDIEAVRLLVGPAVMQIGNSVISIAVALTLMFILSWKLTLIALAAVPILALMTNKLVMQIHKKFFAIQEHFSKMSSFVQENLSGIKVVKAYNQENPQIEDFSKLNKTYIDLNLSLAKTRGLFLPLIFLVVGLITLTLLYFGGRQVIAGVITLGTLVAFIQYMMRLTWPMLAIGWTVSLFQRGTASLERINKILDRESEIVDRPEGETPQRFEGEIEIRDLNFSYPNDERLILKDINLKIPAGSNLALVGPTGCGKSTLVNLLVRTFQLPDGKIFIDGHDINKIELKKLRTQIGYVPQEAFLFSQKLSDNIAFGLEKSPADEVRRASEIAGIAEEFEEFPDGFETMIGERGVTLSGGQKQRTALARAIISKPPILILDDAFASVDTSTEDRILKSLSDVIQSRTSIIIAHRISTIKNADKICVMDQGKIIACGNHDELIEKSPEYARIVELQSLKQQLEAI
- a CDS encoding ATP-binding cassette domain-containing protein, yielding MAPRREFFDDENLGKAYDARLMKRLIGYLMPYKKWMVLAFFIMIIASLLQLAGPYVIKTGIDKYIANDDIEGLGWLVLIYAAILVVQFVSTFGQIYLMEWIGQRAMYDLRLAVFRHVQSLGMNFFDRNPVGRVLTRITSDINSLNELFSSGVVTILGDLLTIFGIIGVMLVINWKLALMALIGLPLLIVATIIFRIKVRHAYREIRRLIARLNAYVQEHISGVSVVQHFVQENRVFKRFDKINDELKKKHHRSIIYYALFYPVIEVIGALSLAIIIWYGGSKVIQGTLTFGTLVAFSQYMEMFFRPIRDLSEKYNILQTAMASSERVFKLLDTRPAITPPVKLQKLSDVRGKIEFKDVWFAYNPGEWILKNINLTIEAGEKVAVVGATGSGKTTFTNLILRFYDYQKGSVKLDGIELKQLTEQQIRKNISLVLQDVFLFSGKIDQNIRLGNPSISDDQIEKSAREINLMRIGSGLKNDLKTDVGERGGLLSVGQKQLVSFARALAFDPKILILDEATSSVDTETELIIQKATETLMKGRTSLIIAHRLSTIKQVDKIVVIHKGEIREIGNHEELLKKRGIYWNLYQLQYKDQEIPAAV